The following proteins come from a genomic window of Trifolium pratense cultivar HEN17-A07 linkage group LG4, ARS_RC_1.1, whole genome shotgun sequence:
- the LOC123882420 gene encoding IST1-like protein, producing the protein MTVAATATARTKRIFKLTLALLGLGFNSSKCKTAAKMAVARIKLLRNKREVVVRQMRRDIALLLQSGQDATARIRVEHVMREQNVLAANEFIELFCELIVSRLSIIAKQRECPADLKEGIASLIFASPRCSEIPELVSLKNIFEKKYGKDFVSAAIELRPSCGVNRQLIDKLSVRTPPGEVKLKVLKEIAKEYQIDWDTAESEKELLKPPEERIEGQRTFVSASTLPVKTSTDASTESNKPATRLSGGGKSDAMHFEDSKSAAEAAAELANKAVAAAEVAAYMAMKNNNQAPQPYYNDKFYNDPAKYTQNMTYKSATEEKMHRSHSLPRSDHINNEDTLPTQLHGGKDYRRHSYHPASAHSDIKFDESDYDEEIEAEEPPVTFPPKRLPPPVPSSVAKQDSSIRVHPKLPDYDDLTARFDALKFKKSQF; encoded by the exons ATGACGGTCGCAGCCACAGCCACCGCACGCACCAAGAGGATCTTCAAGCTTACTCTAGCTCTTCTCGGCCTCGGCTTCAACTCATCCAAATG CAAAACCGCGGCGAAGATGGCCGTCGCGAGGATTAAGCTTCTGAGGAATAAGAGGGAAGTTGTGGTGAGACAGATGAGACGCGACATTGCGCTTCTTCTTCAATCTGGTCAAGATGCCACTGCTCGTATCAGG GTAGAGCATGTCATGAGAGAGCAAAATGTTTTGGCTGCAAATGAGTTCATTGAGCTGTTCTGTGAATTAATTGTGTCCAGACTCTCAATCATTGCCAAACAAAG GGAATGTCCAGCGGATTTGAAAGAAGGAATTGCTAGCTTAATATTTGCCTCCCCTCGGTGCTCAGAAATTCCAGAACTTGTATCTCTAAAGAATATTTTTGAGAAGAAATACGGGAAAGATTTTGTATCTGCTGCTATTGAGCTTAGACCTAGCTGTGGTGTAAATCGTCAG TTGATTGACAAGCTCTCAGTACGCACACCTCCTGGTGAAGTTAAGTTGAAAGTATTGAAGGAAATTGCTAAGGAATATCAAATTGATTGGGATACTGCAGAATCTGAGAAAGAGCTTCTTAAGCCTCCTGAAGAGCGAATA GAAGGGCAACGCACTTTTGTTAGTGCCAGCACCTTACCAGTGAAGACTTCAACAGATGCATCCACCGAATCAAATAAGCCAGCTACAAG ATTATCAGGCGGTGGAAAAAGTGATGCTATGCATTTTGAAGATTCTAAGTCTGCCGCAGAAGCAGCAGCTGAATTAGCTAATAAAGCAGTTGCGGCTGCTGAAGTTGCTGCTTATATGGCTATGAAGAATAATAACCAAGCCCCTCAACCATATTACAATGATAAGTTCTATAATGACCCTGCAAAATATACTCAGAACATGACTTATAAATCAGCAACTGAGGAGAAAATGCACAGGTCACATAGCTTACCAAGGTCTGATCACATAAACAACGAGGATACACTGCCTACCCAGTTGCATGGTGGAAAGGATTATAGAAGACACAGCTACCATCCAGCTTCCGCACATTCCGATATTAAGTTTGATGAATCAGATTACGACGAGGAAATTGAAGCCGAAGAACCTCCTGTCACATTTCCACCTAAACGGCTTCCACCACCTGTACCTTCATCTGTAGCTAAACAGGATTCCAGCATTCGTGTTCATCCTAAATTGCCAGATTATGATGACCTCACTGCTCGATTTGATGCGCTAAAGTTCAAAAAGTCTCAGTTCTGA
- the LOC123882417 gene encoding anthocyanidin 3-O-glucosyltransferase 5-like: MDLHKPSHVVLLSSPGLGHLIPTIELAKRLLIHHNFKLTIIAIKSPTSHAESQILNSATNPSLYTIIQIPSPNIPSNLSVTAHLCVTMRHAIPSIKSTLKNLPIRPSAFIVDIFGTESLTLAQELNIPKFVYVASNAWFLSLLVYSPVLDEQIKGEYVVLKELLKIPGCKPIRPVDLVDPMHNRNDLGYSEYLIIANNLSKSDAVLVNTWDELQHRELKGLNGELSGLLKVHVFAIGPLVRQPESKLNQATESVMKWLDKQPKESAVYVSFGSGGTMSYEQMKEIALGLELSKQRFVWVVRVPRGESADAAFFTTGCSDGFDGELDEIKKHLPDGFLERIKNVGLLIQEWAPQVAILKHPSIGCFISHCGWGSVLESLTNGVPIIAWPLYAEQRMNAAFLVEELGVAVKTTMLPSKNVVGREEIASLVKKIILEEQNGKSNNVRDKVREIMVSGEKALYQGGSSYIALSQVANIIDKQDFIRL, from the coding sequence ATGGATTTGCACAAGCCATCCCATGTGGTTCTACTCTCCAGCCCAGGCCTTGGGCATCTCATCCCCACCATCGAGCTTGCTAAGCGCTTACTCATCCACCACAACTTCAAACTCACAATCATTGCCATCAAATCTCCTACTTCACATGCAGAATCACAAATCCTCAACTCAGCCACAAATCCATCCCTCTACACCATCATCCAAATCCCATCACCAAACATTCCCTCTAACCTCTCTGTCACCGCCCACCTCTGCGTCACAATGCGCCATGCCATACCTTCAATTAAATCCACCTTAAAAAACTTACCCATCCGTCCTTCGGCCTTCATCGTAGACATATTCGGAACAGAGTCTCTAACCTTAGCACAAGAACTCAACATTCCGAAATTTGTCTATGTAGCTTCTAATGCTTGGTTTCTTTCCCTCCTTGTGTATTCACCTGTTTTGGACGAACAAATAAAAGGAGAATATGTCGTGCTAAAAGAACTGTTGAAAATCCCAGGTTGTAAACCGATTCGACCCGTGGATTTGGTTGATCCCATGCATAACCGAAACGACTTAGGATATAGTGAATATCTAATTATAGCAAACAATCTCTCTAAAAGTGACGCCGTTTTGGTCAACACGTGGGATGAGCTTCAACATAGAGAGCTTAAAGGACTAAATGGTGAATTATCGGGTTTATTGAAAGTTCATGTATTTGCAATTGGACCCCTGGTGAGACAGCCCGAGTCAAAATTGAATCAAGCTACCGAGTCAGTGATGAAATGGCTTGATAAACAACCGAAGGAATCTGCCGTTTATGTTTCGTTTGGAAGCGGTGGAACGATGTCGTATGAACAAATGAAGGAAATAGCTTTAGGTTTGGAATTAAGTAAACAAAGATTTGTTTGGGTGGTGCGTGTACCTAGGGGAGAATCTGCGGATGCGGCATTTTTTACCACTGGATGTAGTGACGGATTTGATGGTGAACTTGATGAGATTAAAAAACATTTACCCGACGGGTTTTTAGAGAGGATTAAGAATGTGGGTTTGTTAATTCAAGAGTGGGCCCCACAAGTAGCTATTTTGAAACATCCTTCGATTGGTTGTTTTATTTCGCATTGTGGGTGGGGTTCTGTACTTGAGAGTTTAACCAATGGTGTGCCTATCATTGCTTGGCCACTTTATGCGGAACAAAGGATGAATGCGGCGTTTTTGGTTGAGGAGCTTGGTGTGGCTGTTAAGACTACGATGTTGCCCTCAAAGAATGTGGTGGGTAGGGAGGAGATAGCTAGtttggtgaaaaaaataattttggaggAACAAAATGGTAAGAGCAACAACGTGAGGGACAAAGTGAGAGAGATTATGGTGAGTGGAGAGAAAGCTTTGTATCAAGGTGGTTCGTCGTACATTGCACTATCTCAGGTGGCAAATATAATTGACAAACAAGATTTCATTCGCCTCTAA
- the LOC123882418 gene encoding uncharacterized protein LOC123882418 yields the protein MTIEALAKRYCKLSISKKWATHRQNLWVTFYDPSKSRDEIISNVPRGINPIQWAHFVNYRLKPETQEHCRKNKENRSKQVIPHTDGSKPLSRKRHEMFLETGQKPSRGKLYIETHKKKDGSFVNDAANSTVEQIEVGLTQNSVDESVISPNDVVGRVLGPEHPGRMRCLGMAATPTNTFTSNIVRLSHLSNSSIVPSTSSPNYWQEKYTNLESAFKAYLMMKEGCIPQEVANILGSSNPDVASEPDSPFNARGSSGGSNI from the exons ATGACTATTGAAGCTCTTGCAAAGAGATATTGCAAGCTTAGCATTTCAAAGAAGTGGGCTACACATAGACAAAATTTGTGGGTTACCTTCTATGATCCATCAAAATCCCGAGATGAAATCATAAGTAATGTTCCTAGAGGTATAAACCCAATTCAATGGGCTCATTTTGTAAACTACCGTTTGAAACCAGAAACACAG GAGCATtgtagaaaaaataaagaaaatcgAAGCAAACAAGTTATTCCTCATACTGATGGTTCTAAACCTCTTTCGAGAAAAAGACATGAGATG TTTTTGGAAACTGGACAGAAGCCTAGTCGTGGAAAATTGTATATtgaaacccataaaaaaaaggATGGGTCATTTGTAAATGATGCAGCAAATAGTACAGTG GAACAAATTGAAGTGGGTTTGACTCAAAACAGTGTTGATGAATCTGTAATTTCTCCTAATGATGTTGTCGGTAGAGTGCTTGGGCCTGAGCATCCTGGAAGAATGCGATGTTTGGGTATGGCAGCAACTCCTACTAATACATTTACAAGCAACATAGTCCGACTTTCACATTTAAGTAATTCTTCGATTGTTCCGTCTACATCATCGCCTAATTACTGGCAAGAAAAGTACACAAACTTGGAAAGTGCATTTAAAGCTTATCTTATGATGAAAGAAGGATGCATTCCTCAGGAAGTGGCTAACATTTTGGGTTCATCGAAT cctGACGTTGCAAGCGAGCCTGATTCACCTTTTAATGCAAGAGGATCAAGTGGTGGAAGCAATATCTGA
- the LOC123882419 gene encoding anthocyanidin 3-O-glucosyltransferase 5-like has translation MDMFKPTHVVLLSSPGLGHLIPTIELAKRFLIHHNFKLTILAITSQSSHAESQILKSATNSSLYTIIQIPSPNIPSDISLTARLCVTMRHAIPSIKSAITNLTVRPSAFIVDIFGTEALTLAKELNIPKFVYVASHAWFLSLLVYSPVLDKQIKTPYLEHNELLKIPGCKPVRPEDVIDPMLNRNDSGYSEYLIIANNLSKSDAILVNTWDELQHRELKALNGELSGLLNVPVFAVGPLVRQPESKTGQATESVIKWLDKQPKESVVYVSFGSGGTMSDKQMKEIAQGLELSEQRFVWVVRAPTGKSADAAFFTTGCSDGFNDELDEIQKHLPKGFLERIKNVGLLVQEWAPQVAILKHPSIGCFISHCGWGSALESLTNGVPMIAWPLYAEQRMNAAFLVEELGVAVKTTVSQANNVVGREEIATLVKKVILGEQNSKSNKVRDKAREIKVSAEKALCHGGSAYTYCPISCGKYN, from the coding sequence ATGGATATGTTCAAGCCAACCCATGTGGTTCTACTCTCCAGCCCAGGCCTTGGGCATCTCATCCCCACCATTGAGCTTGCTAAGCGCTTCCTCATTCACCACAACTTCAAACTCACAATCCTTGCCATCACATCTCAAAGCTCACATGCAGAATCACAAATCCTAAAATCAGCCACCAATTCTTCTCTCTACACCATCATCCAAATCCCATCACCAAACATTCCCTCCGACATCTCTCTCACTGCCCGCTTATGCGTCACAATGCGCCACGCCATACCTTCCATCAAATCTGCCATTACAAACTTAACTGTTCGTCCTTCCGCCTTCATCGTCGACATATTCGGAACAGAGGCTTTAACCTTAGCCAAAGAACTCAACATTCCGAAATTTGTTTATGTAGCTTCTCATGCTTGGTTTCTTTCCCTCCTCGTCTATTCACCTGTTTTGgacaaacaaatcaaaacacCCTACTTAGAGCATAATGAACTGTTGAAAATCCCAGGATGTAAACCGGTTCGACCTGAGGATGTGATTGACCCCATGCTCAACCGAAACGACTCAGGGTATAGTGAATATCTAATTATAGCGAACAATTTGTCTAAAAGCGACGCTATTTTAGTTAACACGTGGGATGAGCTTCAACATAGAGAGCTTAAAGCACTGAATGGTGAATTATCGGGTTTATTAAACGTTCCTGTATTTGCAGTTGGACCCCTGGTGAGACAGCCAGAGTCAAAAACGGGTCAAGCTACCGAGTCAGTGATAAAATGGCTTGATAAACAACCGAAGGAATCTGTAGTTTATGTTTCGTTTGGCAGCGGTGGAACGATGTCGGATAAACAAATGAAAGAAATAGCTCAAGGTTTGGAGTTAAGTGAACAAAGATTTGTTTGGGTGGTGCGTGCACCTACGGGAAAATCTGCGGATGCGGCATTTTTCACCACTGGATGTAGTGACGGATTTAATGATGAACTTGATGAGATTCAAAAACACTTACCCAAGGGGTTCTTAGAGAGGATTAAGAATGTGGGTTTGTTAGTTCAGGAGTGGGCCCCACAAGTAGCTATTTTAAAACATCCTTCGATTGGTTGTTTTATTTCGCATTGTGGGTGGGGTTCTGCACTTGAGAGTTTAACCAATGGTGTGCCTATGATTGCATGGCCACTTTATGCGGAGCAGAGGATGAATGCGGCGTTTCTGGTGGAGGAGCTTGGTGTAGCCGTGAAGACTACGGTTTCGCAGGCGAATAATGTGGTGGGTAGGGAGGAGATAGCTACTTTGGTGAAAAAGGTAATTTTGGGGGAACAAAATAGTAAGAGCAACAAAGTGAGGGACAAAGCGAGAGAGATCAAGGTGAGTGCAGAGAAAGCTTTGTGTCACGGTGGTTCTGCGTACACGTACTGCCCTATCTCTTGTGGCAAATATAATTGA
- the LOC123882416 gene encoding anthocyanidin 3-O-glucosyltransferase 5-like produces the protein MDLQKTAHVVLLSSPGIGHLIPIIELGKRFHIHHNFKVTILVITSQTSQAESQILKSATNPSLYTIIPIPSSNISATAVSTRIRLTMRHSIPSIKSALINLPLRPSAFIVDIFGTESLILAKELNIPKFVYVASHAWYLSLFAYSPVLDKQIEGQYVDQKEPLKIPGCKSVRPEDLVDSMMDRNNLQYKEYLITANNLCKSDAVLVNTWNELQHRELKALNGELSCLLKIPVFAVGPIVRQTKSKTDQHTESMMRWLDKQPKESVVYVSFGSGGTLSYDQMKELAFGLELSEQRFIWVLRAPRGDDADGAFFTTGCSDRFDEIQKQLPDGFLERIKNLGMLVQEWAPQVNVLKHGSIGCFISHCGWGSVLESLTNGVPIIAWPLYAEQRMNATMLVEELGVAVKTTLSPTKNVVGREEIASLVKKVILVERNGKSNRMTERVREIKVSAEKALCEGGSSYNTLSKVAKIINKQDFISLSLNVDMRDEIKD, from the coding sequence ATGGATTTACAAAAGACAGCACATGTTGTTTTGCTTTCAAGCCCAGGCATAGGGCATCTCATCCCCATCATCGAACTTGGGAAACGCTTCCACATCCACCACAACTTCAAAGTCACAATCCTCGTTATCACTTCCCAAACCTCACAAGCTGAATCACAAATCCTCAAATCAGCTACCAATCCCTCCCTCTACACCATCATTCCAATCCCATCATCGAACATTTCAGCCACCGCCGTCTCCACTCGCATCCGCCTAACAATGCGTCATTCCATACCTTCCATAAAATCTGCCCTCATAAACTTACCACTACGCCCTTCCGCCTTCATTGTAGACATATTCGGTACAGAATCTTTAATCTTAGCAAAAGAACTCAACATTCCGAAATTCGTCTATGTAGCTTCACACGCTTGGTATCTTTCCCTGTTTGCGTATTCACCCGTTTTGGACAAACAAATCGAAGGACAATACGTTGATCAGAAAGAACCGTTGAAAATCCCAGGTTGTAAATCGGTTCGACCAGAGGATTTGGTTGATTCAATGATGGACCGAAACAACTTGCAGTATAAAGAGTACTTAATCACAGCGAACAATCTTTGTAAAAGCGACGCCGTTTTGGTTAACACGTGGAATGAACTTCAACATAGAGAGCTTAAAGCACTAAATGGTGAATTATCGTGTTTGTTGAAAATTCCTGTCTTTGCAGTTGGACCCATAGTGAGACAAACTAAGTCAAAAACGGATCAACATACTGAGTCAATGATGAGATGGCTTGATAAACAACCAAAGGAGTCTGTTGTTTATGTTTCATTTGGGAGCGGTGGAACATTGTCCTATGACCAAATGAAGGAATTAGCTTTTGGTTTAGAGTTAAGTGAACAAAGATTTATTTGGGTGTTGCGCGCGCCTAGGGGAGATGATGCGGATGGGGCATTTTTCACCACTGGATGTAGTGATCGGTTTGATGAGATACAAAAGCAATTGCCAGACGGATTTTTGGAGAGGATTAAAAATTTAGGTATGTTAGTTCAGGAGTGGGCCCCACAAGTAAATGTTTTGAAACACGGTTCAATTGGTTGTTTTATTTCGCACTGTGGGTGGGGTTCTGTGCTTGAGAGTTTAACCAATGGTGTGCCTATTATTGCTTGGCCGCTTTACGCGGAGCAAAGGATGAATGCGACAATGTTGGTGGAGGAGCTTGGTGTGGCGGTCAAGACTACGCTGTCTCCGACTAAAAATGTGGTGGGCAGGGAGGAGATAGCGAGCTTGGTGAAAAAGGTAATTTTGGTGGAACGAAATGGAAAGAGCAACCGTATGACGGAAAGAGTGAGAGAGATTAAGGTTAGTGCAGAGAAAGCTTTGTGTGAGGGTGGTTCTTCATACAATACATTGTCTAAAGTGgcaaaaataattaacaaacaAGATTTTATTAGTCTTTCATTAAATGTCGATATGAGGGATGAGATAAAAGACTAG